The following proteins come from a genomic window of Lachnoclostridium phytofermentans ISDg:
- a CDS encoding HPr family phosphocarrier protein, translating into MISKKIVIKIPTGLEARPVALLVQVASQYESNVYVECEEKKVNAKSIMGMMSLGLPAGEEINVIVDGSDEEVAMENIEKYLCGNK; encoded by the coding sequence ATGATTTCTAAGAAAATTGTTATTAAAATACCAACAGGATTAGAGGCTAGACCGGTAGCGTTATTGGTTCAGGTAGCCAGCCAGTATGAAAGCAACGTTTATGTAGAATGTGAAGAGAAAAAAGTAAATGCGAAGAGTATTATGGGGATGATGAGTCTCGGGCTTCCAGCCGGAGAGGAAATCAATGTAATCGTAGATGGTTCCGATGAGGAAGTTGCGATGGAAAACATTGAAAAATATCTTTGTGGAAATAAATAA
- the rapZ gene encoding RNase adapter RapZ — MRFVIVTGMSGAGKSSVLKMLEDSSYFCVDNLPIPFIMKFARLAVKESANITKVALGIDIRSGQALEELGKVLEDVKSAGYQYEILFLEASTEILVKRYKETRRMHPLSGTGRVDKGIELERRKLRFLKERADYIIDTSRLLVRELKTEIDNIFVQDGTYRNFFITVLSFGFKYGLPNDADLVFDVRFLQNPYYVPKLKSKTGNEPEVRDFVLSLEQAEEFLTKLMDMLLFLIPNYIAEGKNQLVIGIGCTGGRHRSVTLANEITKRLSATEYGVKAEHRDVEKG; from the coding sequence ATGAGATTTGTAATAGTCACAGGTATGTCAGGAGCAGGGAAAAGCTCGGTACTTAAGATGTTAGAAGATAGCAGTTATTTTTGTGTGGACAATTTACCAATCCCATTTATCATGAAATTTGCAAGGCTTGCGGTAAAAGAAAGTGCGAATATTACGAAAGTAGCACTCGGAATCGATATACGTAGCGGTCAGGCATTAGAAGAACTTGGTAAAGTATTAGAGGATGTAAAGTCGGCTGGTTATCAGTATGAAATTTTATTTCTCGAGGCCAGCACAGAAATTTTAGTAAAACGCTATAAAGAAACACGCAGAATGCATCCCTTATCTGGTACTGGGCGTGTGGATAAAGGCATTGAATTAGAGCGTAGAAAGCTAAGGTTTTTAAAAGAACGGGCAGATTACATTATTGATACAAGTAGATTGCTTGTACGGGAATTAAAAACAGAGATTGATAATATATTTGTACAGGATGGCACCTATCGGAACTTCTTTATTACTGTGTTATCCTTTGGATTTAAATATGGGTTACCAAACGATGCGGATTTAGTTTTTGATGTGCGATTTTTACAGAATCCGTATTATGTTCCTAAGCTAAAGTCAAAGACAGGAAATGAACCAGAAGTTCGAGACTTTGTACTCTCGTTAGAGCAAGCGGAGGAATTCTTAACGAAACTTATGGATATGCTATTGTTCCTGATTCCGAATTATATTGCAGAAGGAAAGAATCAATTGGTAATTGGCATTGGATGTACTGGTGGTAGACATCGCTCGGTGACATTGGCAAATGAGATTACCAAACGATTATCTGCTACGGAATACGGTGTTAAGGCAGAGCACAGGGATGTTGAGAAGGGGTAG
- the hprK gene encoding HPr(Ser) kinase/phosphatase, translating to MYTVELGKLVEKMNLENCTPEIDISSIQITQPDVNRPALQLTGFFDYFDSDRVQIIGNVEHAYMQKMEKDHGLGIMKKLMSFKMPCIVFCRGIEVSEDFKEVAIEEGVPIFRTEKTTSSFMAEVIRWLKVELAPRISIHGVLVDVYGEGILIMGESGIGKSEAALELIKRGHRLVTDDLVEIKKVSDDTLIGTAPDITRHFIELRGIGIIDVKTLFGVESVKNTQSIDLVIKLEEWNRDKEYDRLGLEEQYIEFLGNRVVCHNIPIRPGRNLAVICESAAVNYRQKKMGYNAAQELYNRVTNNLLKKSK from the coding sequence ATGTATACTGTTGAATTGGGAAAATTAGTGGAAAAGATGAACCTGGAAAACTGCACTCCTGAAATTGATATCAGCAGCATTCAAATAACACAGCCTGATGTGAATCGTCCTGCGTTACAGCTGACTGGTTTTTTTGATTATTTTGATTCTGATCGTGTACAAATTATTGGAAATGTTGAGCACGCTTATATGCAAAAGATGGAGAAGGATCACGGACTTGGTATCATGAAAAAGCTTATGAGCTTTAAGATGCCATGTATCGTTTTCTGTCGTGGTATTGAAGTTTCTGAAGACTTTAAAGAAGTTGCAATAGAGGAAGGAGTACCTATTTTCCGCACTGAAAAGACAACCTCCTCTTTTATGGCAGAAGTAATTCGCTGGTTAAAAGTAGAATTAGCACCAAGAATATCAATCCATGGAGTATTAGTTGATGTCTATGGTGAAGGTATTTTGATTATGGGCGAGAGTGGAATTGGAAAAAGTGAAGCAGCTCTTGAACTAATTAAACGTGGACACCGTCTTGTTACAGATGACTTAGTAGAGATTAAAAAAGTTAGTGATGATACCTTAATTGGTACAGCACCAGATATCACACGTCACTTTATTGAATTACGTGGTATTGGTATTATTGACGTAAAGACGTTATTCGGTGTTGAGAGTGTTAAGAATACACAATCAATTGACTTAGTAATCAAATTAGAGGAATGGAATAGAGATAAAGAGTATGACCGTCTTGGTCTTGAGGAACAGTACATTGAATTCCTTGGTAATAGGGTAGTATGTCATAATATACCGATTCGTCCAGGACGTAATCTTGCTGTTATTTGCGAGTCTGCAGCTGTTAATTACCGTCAAAAGAAGATGGGTTATAATGCAGCTCAAGAATTATATAATCGTGTAACAAATAATTTATTAAAAAAGAGTAAGTAA
- the murB gene encoding UDP-N-acetylmuramate dehydrogenase — protein MNNVILQELKNIVSTERVTCNEPLSKHTSFKIGGPADYFVITKKIEETAAVIQCCNQHNLPLLMIGKGSNLLISDAGIRGVVLKQEDNTEGFFVTQCEEGYLVTGGAGMNLSAFAMKIANESLTGFEFAAGIPGSLGGAVYMNAGAYGGEIKDCIKSARVLTKEGQILSLNREELELSYRSSIIQKKGYYVIDATFLLQKGNQEDILRKIEELNQARKDKQPLEYPSAGSTFKRPEGYFAGKLIMDAGLRGYRVGGAMVSEKHCGFVINTGDATAKDVLQLIDDVRRIVKEKFGVTLEPEVRLIGEKVNP, from the coding sequence GTGAATAATGTAATTTTGCAAGAATTAAAAAATATAGTTTCAACGGAACGAGTGACTTGTAATGAGCCCTTAAGTAAACATACGTCATTTAAGATTGGTGGCCCCGCAGACTACTTTGTGATAACAAAAAAAATAGAGGAGACAGCTGCTGTTATTCAGTGTTGTAATCAGCATAATTTGCCTCTACTTATGATAGGAAAAGGTAGTAATCTACTAATCTCAGATGCAGGCATACGTGGAGTTGTACTAAAGCAAGAGGATAACACGGAGGGCTTTTTTGTAACCCAATGTGAAGAGGGTTATTTGGTTACTGGTGGCGCTGGAATGAATCTTTCTGCTTTTGCGATGAAGATTGCAAATGAAAGCTTAACTGGATTTGAATTTGCAGCTGGGATCCCTGGAAGTTTAGGTGGGGCTGTTTATATGAATGCAGGAGCTTATGGTGGGGAAATCAAAGACTGTATAAAAAGTGCACGTGTTTTAACAAAAGAAGGACAGATCCTATCTCTTAACAGGGAAGAATTGGAGCTTTCCTATCGAAGCAGTATTATACAAAAAAAAGGGTATTATGTTATTGATGCTACTTTTTTATTACAAAAAGGAAATCAAGAAGATATCCTTAGAAAAATTGAGGAACTTAACCAAGCAAGAAAAGATAAACAACCGTTGGAGTATCCAAGTGCTGGGAGCACATTTAAACGACCAGAAGGATATTTTGCAGGAAAACTAATTATGGATGCAGGGCTCCGAGGATACCGAGTTGGTGGAGCTATGGTGTCGGAAAAACATTGTGGCTTTGTGATAAACACAGGTGATGCAACTGCGAAAGACGTATTGCAACTTATTGACGATGTTAGGCGTATTGTAAAAGAAAAATTTGGCGTTACTTTAGAACCAGAGGTACGTTTAATTGGTGAGAAAGTTAACCCTTAA
- the ftsH gene encoding ATP-dependent zinc metalloprotease FtsH, translating to MDNRDKNGGDKKKNWPGKRGWIFSLVAALIMVMLFSYMTKQLERSRIEEISFNEFLAMIENNNQNKIDHIEIDYSKNQYTIYTELAKNNPREKIYVAGIPRDYPVSELLIEKGIKELPNRNDNETTIVDILLAYVLPFVLIYGVMFFLFRMISKSGGGMMGVGKSNAKVYVEKETGVTFKDVAGQEEAKESLTELVDFLHNPGKYTRIGAKLPKGALLVGPPGTGKTLLAKAVAGEAKVPFFSLSGSDFVEMFVGVGASRVRDLFKQAQTQAPCIVFIDEIDAIGKSRDSHYGGGNDEREQTLNQLLSEMDGFDTSKGIVILAATNRPEVLDKALLRPGRFDRRVIVDKPDLKGRIETLKVHAKNVLMHDSVDLEEIGLATSGAVGSDLANMINEAAILAVKEGRTVVTQNDLFESVEVVIAGKEKKDRILGPEEKKIVAYHEVGHALVTALEKNAEPVQKITIVPRTMGSLGYVMQVPEEEKYLMSKDELLARIVTLYGGRAAEELVFGSITTGASNDIEKATSLARAMVTQYGMSDRFGLIGLESVENRYLDGRAVLNCGDATAAEIDSEVMAILKKCYDRAKELLAGNRDVLDKIADFLVNKETITGKEFMKIYHEVKGIPEEEKELISSEERNKIREVSVRKQDNHESSSSIVRAAELKEKTETEEEMNSNSGNTVL from the coding sequence ATGGACAATAGAGATAAAAACGGTGGAGACAAGAAAAAGAACTGGCCGGGAAAACGCGGTTGGATTTTTAGTCTTGTTGCAGCCTTAATCATGGTAATGCTCTTTTCTTATATGACAAAGCAATTAGAGCGGAGCAGAATCGAAGAAATATCATTTAATGAATTTCTTGCGATGATTGAAAATAACAACCAAAATAAGATAGATCATATAGAAATTGATTATAGTAAAAACCAGTATACGATTTATACTGAACTAGCTAAAAATAATCCCCGAGAGAAGATTTATGTTGCGGGTATTCCACGTGATTATCCTGTTAGCGAGTTATTGATAGAAAAGGGAATTAAAGAATTACCAAATCGTAATGATAATGAAACAACTATCGTTGATATATTGTTGGCGTATGTGTTACCTTTTGTTTTAATTTATGGTGTTATGTTCTTTTTATTCCGTATGATTTCTAAGAGTGGCGGCGGAATGATGGGGGTTGGAAAAAGTAATGCGAAGGTCTATGTCGAAAAAGAGACTGGTGTGACATTTAAAGATGTAGCTGGTCAGGAAGAGGCGAAAGAGTCTCTGACAGAATTAGTGGATTTTCTTCATAACCCTGGAAAATATACAAGAATCGGTGCGAAACTTCCAAAAGGTGCTCTTCTTGTGGGACCTCCGGGTACTGGTAAAACTCTATTAGCAAAAGCTGTAGCGGGAGAAGCGAAAGTTCCGTTTTTCTCTCTATCAGGTTCTGATTTTGTTGAAATGTTTGTTGGTGTAGGAGCATCTCGTGTACGTGACTTGTTTAAGCAAGCACAAACTCAAGCACCATGTATCGTGTTTATTGACGAGATTGATGCCATAGGTAAGAGCAGAGATTCCCATTATGGCGGTGGAAATGATGAGCGAGAGCAAACATTAAATCAGTTGCTTTCTGAGATGGATGGTTTTGATACTTCCAAAGGTATTGTTATCTTAGCTGCTACGAACCGACCAGAAGTACTAGATAAGGCACTTCTTCGTCCAGGACGATTTGATCGAAGAGTTATTGTAGATAAACCGGATTTGAAAGGCCGTATTGAGACTTTAAAGGTTCATGCAAAGAATGTATTAATGCATGACTCTGTGGATTTAGAAGAAATTGGACTTGCAACCAGTGGAGCAGTTGGATCTGATTTAGCCAATATGATTAATGAAGCTGCAATATTAGCAGTGAAAGAAGGTAGAACAGTAGTTACTCAAAACGATTTGTTTGAATCGGTTGAAGTCGTTATTGCTGGTAAGGAGAAGAAGGATCGTATTCTTGGACCAGAAGAAAAGAAGATAGTTGCATACCACGAAGTGGGACATGCTTTAGTAACAGCTTTAGAGAAAAATGCTGAGCCAGTTCAAAAGATTACCATAGTACCACGTACAATGGGATCTCTTGGTTACGTAATGCAAGTACCAGAAGAAGAAAAATATCTGATGAGTAAGGATGAGTTGTTAGCACGAATTGTTACCTTATATGGTGGACGTGCCGCGGAAGAATTAGTATTTGGTTCCATTACTACTGGAGCTTCCAATGATATTGAGAAGGCAACCTCTCTTGCCCGTGCAATGGTAACACAGTATGGTATGTCAGATCGATTTGGTTTGATCGGATTAGAATCTGTGGAAAATCGTTATCTGGATGGTAGAGCGGTACTTAATTGTGGAGATGCCACTGCAGCTGAAATTGATAGCGAAGTCATGGCAATTCTTAAGAAGTGCTATGACCGTGCAAAAGAGCTTTTGGCAGGTAATCGTGATGTATTAGATAAGATTGCAGACTTCCTAGTAAACAAAGAAACGATTACAGGAAAAGAATTCATGAAGATTTATCATGAAGTAAAAGGGATCCCTGAAGAAGAGAAGGAGTTGATCTCTTCCGAAGAAAGAAATAAAATTAGAGAAGTATCTGTAAGAAAACAGGATAATCATGAGTCAAGTTCATCAATAGTAAGAGCAGCAGAACTGAAGGAAAAAACGGAAACTGAGGAAGAAATGAATAGTAACTCAGGGAATACCGTGTTATAG
- the uvrC gene encoding excinuclease ABC subunit UvrC translates to MFDLDEELKKLPAKPGVYIMHNNKDEIIYVGKAISLKNRVRQYFQSSRNLSTKIQQMVSNIDHFEYIIVDSEMEALVLECNLIKEHRPKYNTMLKDDKSYPYIKVTVNEAYPRVLFARQQKKDKAKYFGPYTSLGAVKDILDLLRRLYFIRTCNRNLPKDIGLERPCLYYHIKQCKAPCQGYISEEEYRKSIDEVIEFLNGNYALVTKDLQAKMKAASENLEFEEAAGYRDLILSVEKLSQKQKASDVDGVDRDIIAFASTGDEAVAQVFFIRDGKMLGREHYHITGVANESRSSIMTNFVKQFYAGTPYIPRELLLSEPLEEEELISEWLSTKRGQKVRIHVPKKGDKERLVELAEKNASLVLQQDSDKIQREEAKTIGAVRHIADMLSLPGIYRMESFDISNTNGFESVGSMVVYENGKPKRNDYRKFKIKSVQGPDDYASMREVLTRRFSHGQKEAEELAKKNIDISHGSFTRYPDLILMDGGRGQVNIALEVMNELKLTIPVCGMVKDDNHRTRGLYFDNVEIPIDTHSEAFRLITRIQDETHRFAIEYHRSLRSKAQVHSILDDIDGVGQTRRRALMKHFASIDAIKAASMEDLMAVPSMNKLSAAKVYEFFHTSSERGTETT, encoded by the coding sequence ATGTTTGACTTAGACGAAGAACTGAAAAAACTTCCCGCGAAGCCAGGTGTCTACATAATGCACAATAATAAAGACGAGATTATCTATGTAGGCAAGGCAATCAGTCTAAAAAATCGTGTAAGGCAGTATTTTCAGAGTAGTAGAAATTTATCAACAAAGATACAGCAGATGGTAAGTAATATCGACCATTTTGAATACATTATCGTAGATTCTGAGATGGAGGCACTGGTACTTGAGTGTAACTTAATTAAAGAGCACCGTCCAAAGTATAATACGATGCTTAAGGATGATAAAAGCTATCCTTATATTAAAGTAACTGTGAATGAGGCTTATCCAAGAGTACTATTTGCAAGACAGCAGAAAAAAGATAAGGCAAAGTATTTTGGCCCATATACGAGTTTGGGGGCAGTGAAAGATATTTTAGATCTACTTCGTCGTCTTTATTTTATTCGTACCTGTAATCGTAATCTGCCAAAAGACATAGGTTTAGAACGTCCTTGTCTTTACTATCATATCAAACAATGTAAGGCGCCATGTCAAGGGTATATTTCGGAAGAGGAATATCGTAAGTCGATTGATGAAGTTATTGAGTTTTTGAATGGAAACTATGCACTAGTTACGAAGGATTTACAAGCTAAGATGAAGGCAGCCTCCGAAAACTTAGAATTTGAAGAAGCAGCAGGGTATCGTGATTTAATACTTAGTGTTGAAAAATTAAGCCAGAAACAAAAGGCGTCTGATGTGGATGGCGTTGATCGAGATATTATAGCATTTGCAAGTACTGGCGACGAAGCAGTAGCTCAGGTATTTTTTATTCGAGATGGTAAGATGCTAGGAAGAGAACATTATCATATTACTGGAGTGGCAAATGAGAGTAGGTCGAGTATTATGACTAACTTTGTAAAGCAATTTTACGCAGGAACTCCGTACATCCCTAGAGAGTTATTATTATCAGAGCCTTTAGAAGAAGAGGAACTAATCAGTGAATGGTTAAGTACAAAGCGAGGACAAAAGGTAAGAATTCATGTTCCGAAAAAGGGAGATAAAGAACGTCTTGTTGAGCTTGCTGAAAAAAATGCATCACTGGTATTACAACAAGATTCTGATAAGATACAACGGGAAGAAGCTAAAACCATTGGAGCTGTTAGGCATATTGCAGATATGCTTTCTCTTCCTGGGATATATCGTATGGAATCCTTCGATATCTCTAATACCAACGGATTCGAATCTGTTGGTTCTATGGTAGTTTATGAAAATGGTAAACCAAAACGAAATGATTATCGAAAGTTTAAAATTAAATCAGTACAAGGACCAGATGACTATGCTTCGATGCGAGAGGTATTGACTAGAAGGTTTTCTCATGGTCAAAAGGAAGCGGAAGAACTCGCTAAGAAAAATATCGATATTAGTCATGGAAGTTTTACGAGATATCCGGATTTGATTTTAATGGATGGTGGTAGAGGACAGGTAAATATTGCTCTAGAGGTAATGAATGAACTTAAATTAACTATTCCAGTTTGCGGTATGGTGAAGGACGACAACCATAGAACTCGAGGGTTATATTTTGATAATGTTGAAATTCCAATTGACACTCATAGTGAAGCGTTTCGATTAATAACGAGAATTCAAGATGAGACCCATCGTTTTGCAATTGAGTATCATCGCTCCCTACGTTCTAAGGCGCAAGTACATTCCATTCTTGATGATATCGATGGTGTTGGTCAGACGAGAAGAAGAGCACTTATGAAACATTTTGCATCCATAGATGCGATCAAAGCGGCAAGCATGGAGGATTTAATGGCGGTACCATCGATGAACAAGCTTTCCGCAGCGAAAGTATATGAGTTCTTTCATACTTCTTCCGAGAGAGGGACTGAGACCACATAA
- a CDS encoding ROK family glucokinase has translation MDKFCFGIDIGGTTIKCGLFTANGELKEKWEIPSRTENGGIQVPQDVADTIDAKLKELSIEKKDVLGVGIGVPGPITEDGTVLKCANLGWDIFNVNEKMSALTGLKVATANDANVAALGEMWMGGGKGYKNIVMVTLGTGVGGGVILNGKIVAGSNGGGGEIGHMTMNLDEKETCGCGKHGHLEQYASATGIVRLAKKRLLDTSVTTSLRELAEVTAKDIFDHAKAGDTVALELVEELGRYLGLALSHVAAAVDPQVFVIGGGVSRAGSMLLDVISKYYNQNIIFALSNKEFRLAELGNDAGIYGCAKLVIG, from the coding sequence ATGGACAAGTTTTGCTTTGGAATTGACATTGGTGGCACAACAATTAAATGCGGATTATTTACAGCGAATGGTGAATTAAAAGAAAAATGGGAGATTCCTTCTAGAACAGAAAATGGCGGAATTCAAGTACCACAGGATGTAGCGGATACGATTGATGCCAAATTAAAAGAATTATCCATTGAGAAAAAGGATGTTCTTGGAGTTGGTATTGGTGTACCCGGTCCAATTACCGAAGATGGAACTGTCTTAAAATGTGCTAATCTAGGTTGGGATATTTTTAATGTAAATGAAAAAATGAGTGCACTTACCGGACTAAAGGTAGCAACTGCAAATGATGCCAATGTTGCTGCTCTAGGAGAAATGTGGATGGGCGGTGGCAAAGGTTATAAGAACATCGTTATGGTTACTCTTGGAACCGGCGTAGGTGGCGGAGTTATTTTAAATGGTAAGATTGTTGCAGGAAGTAATGGCGGTGGTGGTGAAATCGGCCATATGACAATGAATCTTGATGAGAAAGAGACATGCGGTTGCGGTAAACATGGCCATTTAGAGCAATATGCTTCTGCTACAGGCATTGTACGTCTTGCTAAAAAACGTTTATTAGATACAAGTGTTACTACTTCACTTCGTGAGCTTGCCGAGGTAACAGCGAAAGATATTTTTGATCACGCGAAAGCGGGAGATACGGTCGCACTAGAGCTTGTTGAAGAACTAGGTAGATATCTTGGGTTGGCATTATCTCATGTTGCTGCTGCGGTTGATCCACAGGTATTTGTAATTGGTGGTGGTGTATCAAGAGCTGGCTCTATGTTACTTGATGTGATTTCAAAATATTATAATCAGAATATCATATTCGCACTATCAAATAAAGAGTTCCGTCTTGCTGAACTTGGAAATGATGCAGGGATCTATGGTTGTGCAAAATTAGTGATTGGCTAA
- the whiA gene encoding DNA-binding protein WhiA: MSFSKEVKEEITKQMNNARHCRLAEIAALLSACGHVIQKDGEIKSIVLQTENILVARKYFTLLKKTFNINTEILIRKNKAGKNSLLFLLVVKLPKQVSLLYQATKLSLHHELGDKALVVDPIVVQNTCCKRAFVRGLFLAAGSMSDPEKTYHYEIVFPDLERASQLQEIINSFLIDAKIVLRKKYYVVYVKEGSQIVDLLNIMEAHTSLMDFENVRILKEMRNSINRQVNCEAANINKTVTAAAKQIDDILFIRDTIGFDNLTEGLEEIAELRISYPESSLKELGAMLNPPIGKSGVNHRLKKLCSIADGLRQ; encoded by the coding sequence TTGTCATTTTCTAAAGAAGTTAAGGAAGAAATCACAAAGCAAATGAACAATGCGCGGCACTGTAGACTTGCAGAGATAGCTGCGTTACTTAGCGCATGCGGCCACGTCATTCAGAAGGATGGGGAAATAAAAAGCATTGTCTTACAGACAGAAAATATCTTAGTTGCAAGAAAATACTTTACATTATTGAAAAAAACATTTAATATTAATACTGAAATTTTAATTAGAAAAAATAAGGCTGGAAAAAACAGTTTGCTTTTTTTGCTCGTCGTAAAGCTACCAAAGCAAGTATCACTTTTATATCAGGCAACGAAACTATCCTTACATCATGAACTCGGTGATAAGGCACTGGTAGTAGATCCTATAGTGGTACAAAATACTTGCTGTAAACGAGCTTTTGTACGAGGGTTATTTTTGGCAGCAGGTTCCATGAGTGATCCAGAAAAAACTTATCATTATGAGATTGTATTTCCGGATTTAGAACGTGCCAGTCAATTGCAAGAGATTATCAATTCCTTTCTCATTGATGCGAAGATAGTACTTCGAAAGAAATATTATGTCGTCTATGTGAAAGAGGGTTCACAAATAGTTGATTTATTAAACATTATGGAAGCTCATACCAGTCTGATGGATTTTGAGAATGTCAGAATTCTAAAGGAGATGAGAAACTCTATCAATCGCCAAGTGAACTGTGAAGCAGCTAACATTAATAAAACAGTAACTGCAGCTGCAAAACAAATTGATGATATACTATTTATAAGAGACACCATAGGGTTTGACAACTTAACCGAAGGGTTAGAGGAGATTGCAGAACTAAGAATTTCTTATCCTGAAAGCTCTTTGAAAGAATTGGGGGCAATGTTGAATCCGCCGATTGGTAAATCAGGCGTGAATCACCGACTAAAAAAACTGTGTTCTATTGCGGATGGTCTTAGGCAATAA